From the Thermococcus sp. 18S1 genome, one window contains:
- a CDS encoding potassium channel family protein, whose amino-acid sequence MEKEDGLEIELIGFRTFLHEFLRVLYYVKSILLGLFTLIVIFGVVLAFQESLKIGNGIYFAFISAFTVGYGDITPTTPVSKFLCALVLPLLGMTLSGIMVAAAMQAISRLYQERGKKL is encoded by the coding sequence ATGGAGAAAGAGGACGGGCTAGAAATAGAACTCATAGGCTTTCGCACCTTCCTTCACGAATTTTTAAGGGTTCTCTACTACGTCAAAAGCATTCTCCTCGGCCTCTTTACATTGATAGTGATTTTCGGAGTTGTGCTTGCCTTCCAGGAGTCCCTAAAAATTGGCAACGGAATCTACTTCGCATTCATCTCCGCCTTCACAGTCGGCTACGGGGACATAACCCCCACAACACCAGTATCCAAGTTCCTCTGTGCCCTCGTGCTCCCCCTGCTCGGCATGACGTTAAGCGGAATAATGGTCGCGGCCGCGATGCAGGCAATATCGAGGCTCTACCAGGAGAGGGGCAAAAAGCTCTAG